Proteins encoded within one genomic window of Alteribacter populi:
- a CDS encoding TRAP transporter small permease: MKKLFDNFEEFVGGSLFIGMFIVLVMQIFSRQFLNQPLVWSEELAKLIFIYVGLFGVTACIKDNSHVAIDFFVQKLPPAFQKGIHVFNQVLILATLVTIFIISIRITGRQAPIDIVSLRISYIYMYIALPIFSLLMIFRQIHRNVKEFSIWRKTKSGVM, translated from the coding sequence ATGAAAAAACTCTTTGATAATTTTGAAGAATTTGTGGGCGGAAGCTTGTTCATCGGAATGTTCATTGTGTTGGTTATGCAGATCTTTTCACGGCAGTTTTTAAATCAGCCGTTGGTCTGGTCAGAAGAACTAGCGAAGCTGATCTTCATTTACGTTGGATTATTTGGCGTCACTGCTTGCATTAAAGACAATAGCCATGTGGCAATTGACTTCTTTGTGCAAAAGCTCCCACCTGCATTTCAAAAAGGTATTCATGTGTTCAATCAAGTGCTGATTTTAGCCACTTTGGTTACGATTTTTATCATTAGTATCCGGATTACTGGAAGACAGGCTCCGATCGATATTGTTTCGTTACGTATTTCATATATATACATGTATATTGCCTTACCGATTTTTTCTCTATTGATGATCTTCCGGCAAATTCACCGGAACGTCAAGGAATTTTCTATCTGGAGAAAAACGAAGAGTGGGGTGATGTAG
- a CDS encoding MurR/RpiR family transcriptional regulator, translating into MTQTEELFGGNQPRLTVLMEKNRTSFTKSEKKVYAYVLDHFEDVIYQSLTEIALACKTGESTVLRFCRKIGYKGYQDFKFALAQELASSQKTDQDETFIDKVKNNMVQAIENTEQLVDINELEKSIDLIADRNDIVVFGISSSGIAGLDMQNRLMRIGKNIEVITDSHMQVVRTVSMNDQSIVIAISLTGSTKDTVDAVKHAKENNAKVIAITNYTNSPLTKYSDHVLLTSAKENPLDSGSLVSKVSQLFIIDLLCTGITMKIYDQAKINKEQVAEVISSKLY; encoded by the coding sequence GTGACACAAACGGAGGAGTTATTTGGAGGAAATCAACCTAGACTTACAGTTTTAATGGAAAAAAACAGAACGTCTTTTACCAAGTCCGAAAAAAAAGTATACGCATACGTTCTTGATCATTTTGAAGATGTTATTTATCAGTCACTCACTGAAATTGCTCTCGCTTGCAAAACCGGAGAATCAACGGTACTGAGGTTTTGCAGGAAAATAGGCTATAAAGGCTACCAAGATTTCAAGTTTGCTCTCGCACAAGAATTGGCCTCATCTCAAAAGACAGATCAAGATGAAACGTTCATTGATAAAGTAAAGAATAATATGGTACAAGCGATCGAGAATACAGAACAGCTAGTCGATATTAACGAGTTGGAAAAAAGTATTGACCTAATAGCAGACAGAAATGACATTGTTGTCTTTGGCATCTCTTCATCTGGAATCGCCGGACTCGACATGCAAAACCGCTTGATGAGGATTGGTAAAAATATCGAAGTGATTACGGATTCTCATATGCAAGTCGTTCGAACAGTTTCAATGAATGACCAATCAATCGTGATTGCCATCAGTTTAACAGGCAGCACCAAAGATACGGTAGATGCCGTAAAGCATGCCAAAGAAAACAATGCAAAGGTCATCGCTATTACCAATTATACAAACTCACCCTTAACAAAATATTCCGATCACGTACTCTTGACATCAGCAAAAGAGAACCCCTTAGACAGCGGTTCTCTCGTGTCAAAAGTCTCACAATTGTTTATCATCGACCTCCTATGTACCGGCATCACGATGAAAATATACGACCAAGCAAAAATAAACAAAGAGCAAGTAGCCGAAGTCATATCCAGTAAGTTGTATTAG
- a CDS encoding sialic acid TRAP transporter substrate-binding protein SiaP, translating into MKKMLRMMAVGMGLTVLVACGSDDDTSTDADAGTDESNGENNEAAAEGDEVKLQFGLVAGTQSNEYKAAQFLAEYVEEESDGQFTIDLFPDSQLGDDRAMLDQLQDGTLDITFSETGRFGIWVPKAEILGLPYIVDGFDHLMRVLDDTEYGQELHEELINDFNLRVMDTAYNGTRQTTSNREINSLADMDGLKLRVPEAQTLLDYASYTGASPTPMAFTEVYLALQTNAVDGQENPLSTVEATKFYEVQDYLAMTNHVVNDANYVVSETTWSELSEDYQNLLAEAIQEAAEYHTDLFETEEAELLTYFEEQGVTITNPDLDDFREAVSEAYPSYLDEIGEGAEDYMDQIESVR; encoded by the coding sequence ATGAAAAAGATGCTTCGAATGATGGCAGTGGGGATGGGGTTGACGGTTTTGGTTGCATGTGGAAGTGATGATGATACTTCAACAGATGCTGATGCAGGTACTGACGAAAGCAATGGCGAGAACAATGAAGCCGCAGCTGAAGGCGATGAAGTCAAACTGCAGTTTGGCCTCGTAGCAGGAACGCAATCTAATGAATATAAGGCAGCACAGTTTTTAGCAGAATATGTGGAAGAAGAAAGTGATGGACAATTTACAATTGATCTTTTCCCGGATTCTCAGCTCGGTGATGACCGGGCAATGCTCGATCAACTTCAGGACGGCACGCTCGATATTACGTTTTCTGAAACGGGACGATTTGGAATTTGGGTACCAAAAGCTGAAATTCTTGGACTACCTTACATTGTCGATGGATTTGATCACTTAATGCGTGTCCTCGATGATACCGAGTATGGTCAAGAGCTACATGAAGAGCTGATCAATGATTTTAACCTTCGTGTTATGGATACGGCCTATAATGGCACGCGTCAAACGACATCAAACCGCGAGATCAATTCACTAGCAGATATGGATGGATTGAAGCTGCGTGTACCTGAAGCTCAAACACTTTTGGATTATGCTTCTTATACTGGGGCTTCACCAACACCAATGGCATTTACAGAAGTGTATCTTGCCCTGCAAACAAACGCTGTCGATGGTCAGGAAAACCCGTTATCAACCGTTGAAGCAACGAAGTTTTATGAAGTTCAAGATTACTTGGCGATGACAAACCACGTTGTAAACGATGCCAACTATGTCGTTTCGGAAACAACTTGGTCTGAGCTTTCCGAAGACTACCAGAACCTGTTAGCTGAAGCGATTCAAGAAGCGGCTGAGTATCACACAGATCTCTTTGAAACGGAAGAAGCTGAATTGCTTACTTATTTTGAAGAACAAGGGGTTACGATTACGAATCCTGACTTAGATGATTTTAGAGAAGCTGTATCTGAAGCCTATCCAAGCTACCTTGATGAAATTGGTGAAGGTGCAGAAGATTATATGGATCAAATTGAAAGCGTGCGATAA
- a CDS encoding N-acetylneuraminate lyase translates to MKKIITALLTPFDEKGQLNESGLRQLVRYNIDEMKVDGLYIGGSTGESFLMNEATKRDVFQIVKDEAKDHVMLIAQIGSLDIDEAIRLGKECKELGYDALSAITPYYYKFSFEEIKNYYERLTRETNHSMLIYSNPAFTGAQFTIEQYGELLAIDHVMGVKYTDVDLAKLSKLKSAYSDKVFYSGSDDMVFQFAESGADGAIGSTYNIIGLEAKKIYKLLEEKELEQAHQMQLQMNDIIDTLLELGVYQTIKHVLKEKGIEAGFMKFPFKELNQREKELATTLVDKVDTSKQQV, encoded by the coding sequence ATGAAGAAAATTATCACGGCATTACTCACTCCTTTTGATGAAAAAGGACAATTGAATGAAAGCGGATTGCGTCAGCTTGTTCGCTATAATATTGATGAGATGAAGGTCGACGGCTTATATATAGGAGGGTCGACAGGAGAAAGCTTTCTTATGAATGAAGCGACAAAGCGAGATGTGTTTCAAATTGTCAAAGATGAAGCGAAGGATCACGTCATGCTCATCGCCCAAATTGGCTCGCTTGATATTGATGAGGCGATTCGATTAGGTAAAGAGTGTAAGGAATTGGGTTATGATGCATTATCTGCGATCACCCCTTATTACTATAAATTTAGTTTTGAAGAGATCAAGAATTATTACGAGCGGCTTACGAGAGAAACGAATCATTCAATGCTCATTTACTCGAACCCTGCTTTCACTGGTGCACAATTTACGATTGAACAATACGGTGAACTGCTCGCAATCGATCATGTCATGGGTGTGAAGTACACCGATGTGGATCTGGCCAAATTGTCCAAGCTGAAAAGCGCATATTCAGACAAGGTATTTTATAGCGGTTCTGATGATATGGTTTTTCAATTTGCTGAGTCTGGAGCGGATGGTGCAATAGGGAGTACCTATAACATAATCGGTCTTGAGGCAAAAAAAATTTACAAGCTTCTTGAGGAAAAAGAATTGGAGCAAGCTCACCAAATGCAGCTCCAAATGAATGACATTATTGACACTCTTCTAGAATTAGGTGTCTATCAAACAATCAAGCATGTACTAAAAGAAAAAGGGATAGAAGCTGGTTTTATGAAGTTTCCATTCAAAGAATTGAACCAGCGGGAAAAAGAGCTTGCTACGACACTAGTGGACAAGGTCGATACGAGTAAGCAACAGGTATAA
- a CDS encoding N-acetylmannosamine-6-phosphate 2-epimerase, with the protein MNNQLIISCQALEGEPLHSPFIMSKMALAASEGGAGGIRANSVLDIQAIKQEIDLPIIGIIKQDYKTSDVVITPTITEIEELYNEGVDVIAFDATDRIRPDNVTLESFVASVKRKFPNQKLMADISTLEEALVAEKLGVDFVGTTLVGYTEYTKNDEPLQVLEEVVKQISVPVIAEGNINTPEKARRALELGASTVVVGSAVTRPKFITESFLNEMIKHSELNEKGSLK; encoded by the coding sequence ATGAATAATCAGTTAATCATTTCCTGTCAGGCATTAGAAGGGGAGCCTCTTCACAGCCCTTTTATTATGTCAAAAATGGCTCTGGCTGCTTCCGAGGGAGGAGCAGGTGGTATCCGAGCGAATAGTGTCCTTGACATCCAAGCGATTAAACAAGAGATAGACCTGCCAATCATCGGAATTATTAAACAAGATTATAAGACTAGTGATGTCGTCATCACGCCGACAATAACTGAAATAGAAGAGTTATATAATGAAGGAGTTGATGTCATCGCTTTTGATGCGACGGATCGCATTCGTCCTGACAATGTGACGTTAGAATCCTTTGTAGCTTCTGTAAAACGTAAGTTCCCGAACCAAAAACTAATGGCAGATATATCGACTTTGGAAGAAGCGCTCGTCGCTGAAAAGCTCGGAGTCGACTTTGTAGGTACCACACTTGTTGGATATACCGAATACACGAAAAATGATGAACCGCTTCAGGTTCTAGAAGAGGTTGTAAAGCAAATCTCGGTTCCAGTCATCGCAGAAGGAAATATAAACACACCGGAGAAAGCGAGAAGAGCCTTGGAATTAGGGGCAAGCACCGTCGTTGTTGGCAGTGCAGTCACTCGTCCTAAATTTATCACTGAGTCGTTTCTTAATGAAATGATTAAACATAGTGAACTAAATGAAAAGGGGAGCTTAAAATGA